One genomic window of Phycisphaeraceae bacterium includes the following:
- the treY gene encoding malto-oligosyltrehalose synthase produces MKRPSPIATYRIQLTPRFGFDAAAAIVGYLADLGVSHLYLSPIFEATPGSSHGYDQTDPTRIRTELGGASAFERLSSTAHDRGLGIVLDIVPNHMAAHHANPWWYNLLKHGPDSEYDRFFDVDWASEGGRVVLPVLGAPLAEVIARGEITFEPNGSLCYFERHFPLSEGDIEAVRSGDNLGNVLSRQHYVLTYWRDGLRRLNYRRFFDISDLAGLRVEDPVVFDRTHAALFSLVARRLVDAVRVDHIDGLRDPLQYLKRLRDGLCSANPDSVPVFVEKILARGESLPSAWPLDGATGYEFLAAAASMMTDPTGIAVLRRHTVAIGAGAPDFHHLAVASKREVARSLFGPELSRLCRAADSCLRGVGLECDAASLRVAIADLSACLSRYRTYADSAGPCRSDVECIRDAARGAESLARSPNHLSAVRNLAGLLTLSAPFHSGQARLQAIETLRTWQQFTGPVAAKGVEDTALYRDIAILALNDVGTEPIPQDPRAQIEWLALQRRVHTLSMNATDTHDAKRSEDVRARLAVLTWFPADWTRILDQAIPLLAELSPHRTSDRLPAAGDLSLILHSAFALGPPAGAFDAALGDRLKDYITKATREAKRATTWISPSSDYEAACSHAVDLLLYSDALAGVRGEMAKLARATRLMAARMSLAIVMLKSLFPGTPDWYQGTECLALSFVDPDNRRPVDFEARRTLLADIQAQWRSSPAAAAASLLDDPDSDAAKLFVTWRVLTVRRRLLAEGARMTLESFERSPSHCQWRVTADQHRCSASVALRPDDHQQTVTPAGADQLRGTVSGLSALWASIVVEGVWETW; encoded by the coding sequence GTGAAGCGGCCGAGCCCGATCGCGACCTACCGGATCCAGCTCACTCCTCGCTTTGGGTTCGACGCAGCAGCGGCGATTGTCGGTTACCTCGCGGACCTTGGAGTGTCGCACCTCTATCTTTCGCCGATATTTGAAGCTACGCCCGGCAGTTCCCACGGCTACGACCAGACCGATCCGACCCGCATCCGTACCGAGCTGGGCGGCGCGTCGGCCTTCGAGCGGCTCTCCTCGACAGCCCATGATCGCGGGCTCGGAATCGTGCTTGACATTGTTCCCAATCACATGGCAGCCCACCATGCAAACCCGTGGTGGTACAACCTTCTCAAGCACGGTCCGGACTCCGAGTACGACCGTTTTTTCGATGTGGACTGGGCAAGCGAAGGTGGCCGAGTCGTCCTGCCGGTTCTTGGGGCCCCTCTCGCAGAGGTGATCGCAAGAGGCGAGATCACGTTTGAACCCAACGGCTCGCTCTGCTACTTCGAACGACACTTCCCACTCAGCGAAGGAGACATCGAGGCGGTCCGCTCGGGAGACAATCTCGGCAATGTGCTCTCCCGACAGCACTACGTCCTGACGTATTGGCGCGACGGCCTGCGTCGACTCAACTACCGGCGGTTCTTTGATATCTCTGATCTCGCCGGCCTCCGCGTCGAAGATCCGGTCGTGTTCGACCGGACACACGCGGCACTGTTCTCGCTTGTCGCCCGCCGCCTTGTCGACGCCGTACGGGTCGATCACATTGACGGCCTGCGTGATCCCCTTCAGTACCTTAAGCGACTTCGGGACGGGCTCTGCTCCGCGAACCCCGACTCCGTCCCGGTCTTCGTCGAGAAGATCCTCGCACGCGGCGAGTCCCTTCCTTCCGCCTGGCCACTGGACGGCGCCACGGGATACGAGTTCCTTGCCGCTGCGGCGTCGATGATGACCGATCCAACGGGCATAGCCGTACTCCGTCGTCATACCGTGGCAATCGGTGCGGGCGCACCAGACTTCCACCACCTAGCGGTTGCCAGCAAGCGGGAGGTTGCACGCTCTCTCTTTGGTCCAGAACTCTCGCGACTCTGCCGTGCGGCAGATTCCTGCCTCCGAGGCGTCGGCCTTGAATGTGACGCGGCTTCTTTGCGAGTGGCGATCGCCGATCTATCGGCCTGCCTCTCTCGGTATCGCACGTACGCCGATTCGGCGGGCCCTTGTCGCAGCGACGTGGAGTGCATTCGCGACGCCGCTCGCGGGGCCGAGTCGCTCGCTCGATCGCCGAACCACTTGTCCGCGGTCCGGAACCTCGCCGGGCTCCTCACGCTCTCGGCGCCCTTCCATTCCGGCCAGGCTCGCTTGCAAGCGATCGAAACGCTGCGAACGTGGCAACAGTTCACTGGACCTGTCGCCGCGAAGGGGGTTGAGGACACCGCTCTTTATCGCGATATCGCGATCCTCGCTCTCAACGACGTTGGAACGGAGCCGATCCCGCAGGATCCCCGAGCTCAGATTGAGTGGCTTGCATTGCAGCGCCGGGTTCATACGCTATCGATGAACGCGACAGATACACACGATGCCAAGCGGTCAGAGGATGTGCGTGCCCGCTTGGCGGTGCTCACATGGTTCCCTGCCGACTGGACGCGGATCCTCGACCAGGCCATCCCGCTCCTCGCCGAGCTGTCACCTCATCGCACCAGCGACCGCTTGCCTGCCGCTGGCGATCTCTCGCTGATCCTCCACTCAGCCTTTGCCCTCGGTCCTCCGGCAGGTGCCTTTGACGCCGCTCTCGGTGATCGCCTCAAGGATTACATCACCAAGGCGACTCGTGAGGCAAAGCGGGCTACGACCTGGATTAGTCCATCAAGTGACTACGAGGCCGCCTGCTCGCACGCCGTTGATCTGCTGCTCTACAGCGATGCCCTAGCGGGTGTCAGAGGTGAAATGGCCAAACTTGCGCGCGCGACCAGGCTCATGGCAGCTCGCATGTCCCTCGCCATTGTGATGCTCAAGTCCCTATTCCCAGGTACTCCTGATTGGTACCAGGGCACCGAGTGCCTCGCCCTGTCCTTCGTCGACCCGGACAACCGGCGTCCCGTCGATTTCGAAGCCCGCCGCACCCTCTTGGCTGACATCCAGGCTCAATGGCGTTCAAGCCCGGCCGCCGCGGCGGCCTCGCTCCTGGACGACCCCGACAGCGATGCGGCCAAGCTCTTTGTCACGTGGCGGGTACTAACCGTCCGACGACGGCTGCTGGCCGAAGGTGCTCGCATGACACTTGAATCATTCGAGCGCAGCCCAAGCCATTGCCAATGGCGTGTCACAGCCGACCAACACCGGTGCTCGGCGAGCGTGGCCCTGCGGCCGGACGATCATCAGCAGACCGTTACACCAGCAGGTGCTGATCAACTGCGAGGGACGGTGTCCGGGCTGTCCGCGCTTTGGGCCAGCATCGTCGTCGAAGGCGTCTGGGAAACGTGGTAG
- a CDS encoding PAS domain-containing protein — protein MGWTLRSWQDLQTGQRLDLASRIADAVATSAQSLIERNDLTPLRMLVSEVAQRSGLEECYIELPDGGILAHVDPQRVTVKEIPAVWPSQARLTGDSPRASPVEAHRALDLGDGKTATVVVRAARPALPWNDGLFAGGLLVIGLLAALSILALIRVTVRTLRPLRAIQSSMRALAAGDTSPDALSISPRFGDEATAWNSYLATRESDRSASLDEQIDGTASSTQGVESLLERGCDALPQGMVLLDGAGRIRFANGAASVLLGAKKVDLPGRLLVERIEDDRVKLMINGVFGEGGGQRRRASIEVTSGTGDDASVLRYSLFRPAGDASGAGLLIIDDLTQQRVADRARDSFVAQATHELRTPLTNIRLYIETLLESGEESATTRGECVNVINQEARRLERMVSDMLSVAEMESGSLKLHADDVRFDALLEELRADYQAMAREKNITLNFDLPPKLPVIRGDRDKIAMSLHNLIGNAIKYTPANGTVVVTLQDTPTSVMVMVKDSGIGVAAEERERIFEKFYRSRDRRIAKITGTGLGLAIARDVIRLHGGDITVDSELDQGSTFTLTLPRLAQAA, from the coding sequence TTGGGCTGGACGCTCCGCTCCTGGCAGGACCTTCAGACCGGTCAGCGCCTGGACTTGGCTTCTCGCATTGCCGACGCCGTCGCCACCTCCGCCCAGAGTCTAATTGAGCGCAATGATCTGACGCCCCTCCGCATGCTGGTCAGCGAGGTCGCCCAGCGGTCGGGGCTTGAGGAATGCTACATTGAGCTTCCGGACGGCGGGATTCTTGCCCACGTCGATCCGCAGCGTGTGACGGTCAAGGAGATCCCGGCCGTATGGCCCTCCCAGGCTCGGCTCACGGGCGACTCGCCCCGCGCCAGCCCCGTCGAAGCGCATCGAGCTCTGGATCTAGGCGATGGCAAGACCGCGACCGTGGTTGTACGGGCCGCCCGTCCTGCACTGCCCTGGAACGACGGCCTGTTCGCCGGCGGTCTCCTCGTTATCGGCCTGTTGGCGGCGCTCTCGATCCTGGCCCTGATTCGGGTGACAGTCCGAACCCTGCGGCCGCTGCGGGCCATCCAAAGCTCCATGCGGGCCCTGGCAGCCGGAGACACGTCGCCTGATGCCCTCTCGATCAGCCCGCGATTTGGCGACGAAGCCACAGCCTGGAACTCCTACCTCGCTACGAGGGAGTCCGATCGAAGCGCCTCGCTGGATGAGCAGATCGACGGAACGGCCTCGTCGACGCAGGGCGTTGAGAGCCTGCTCGAACGCGGCTGCGATGCCCTCCCCCAGGGGATGGTGCTGCTCGATGGCGCTGGACGTATCCGCTTCGCGAACGGAGCGGCGAGCGTGCTCCTGGGCGCGAAGAAAGTCGACCTGCCAGGTCGCCTTCTCGTCGAGCGCATCGAGGACGATCGTGTCAAGCTCATGATCAACGGCGTATTCGGCGAGGGCGGCGGACAGCGCCGCAGGGCTTCAATCGAGGTCACCTCCGGAACCGGCGACGATGCCAGCGTGCTTCGATACAGCCTGTTCCGCCCCGCGGGCGACGCATCCGGGGCCGGCCTGCTGATCATTGATGATCTGACCCAGCAGCGCGTGGCGGATCGAGCCCGCGACTCCTTTGTCGCCCAGGCCACCCACGAGTTGCGGACCCCGCTGACGAATATCCGCCTCTACATCGAGACCCTTCTCGAATCCGGCGAGGAGAGCGCGACAACGAGGGGCGAGTGTGTGAATGTGATCAACCAGGAGGCCCGCCGGCTCGAACGGATGGTCAGCGACATGCTGTCGGTTGCCGAAATGGAGTCCGGGTCTCTAAAGCTCCACGCAGATGACGTCCGGTTTGATGCCCTACTCGAGGAGTTGCGGGCCGACTACCAGGCGATGGCCAGGGAGAAGAACATCACGCTCAACTTCGACCTGCCACCGAAACTCCCTGTCATCCGCGGCGATCGGGACAAGATCGCGATGTCCCTGCACAACCTCATCGGCAATGCCATCAAGTACACACCTGCAAACGGAACCGTCGTGGTTACGCTTCAGGACACGCCGACTTCGGTGATGGTCATGGTGAAGGACAGCGGCATCGGTGTCGCCGCGGAGGAGCGGGAAAGGATCTTTGAGAAGTTCTATCGGAGCCGTGACCGCCGTATTGCAAAGATCACCGGCACCGGCCTGGGTCTTGCCATCGCTCGTGACGTGATCCGCCTGCACGGCGGCGACATCACCGTCGATTCCGAGTTGGATCAAGGCAGCACGTTCACCCTGACGCTCCCCCGGCTGGCCCAGGCCGCCTGA
- the rpsB gene encoding 30S ribosomal protein S2, with the protein MSTTLVQDLIEAGIHFGQRSSGWNPKMGPFIYGKRNGIHIIDIKETVKGLLLAKKYLARVVSDGKDVCFVGTKRQARSVLEQRVGDVKQHWVTERWLGGTLTNFRTIRQRLKRLEELETIEKTDNFASYSKKMESQLKREKAKIDRNLRGIRNMEKLPGAMVVIDVKREVNALNEARKLGIPTICLIDTDGDPDMADIPIPGNDDSMRSIDVVIRELCLAVAEGKQMRDTAKSGGEEPAQNASGEAQPRRSRRAQFRADDARAGKGEGEESPATGESLAAKPG; encoded by the coding sequence ATGTCGACGACTCTTGTGCAGGATCTGATCGAGGCCGGAATTCACTTCGGCCAGCGCTCGTCCGGATGGAACCCCAAGATGGGGCCGTTCATCTACGGGAAGCGCAACGGGATTCACATCATCGATATCAAGGAGACCGTGAAAGGTCTCCTGCTGGCAAAGAAGTACCTTGCCCGCGTCGTCTCGGACGGCAAGGACGTGTGCTTCGTGGGAACGAAGCGGCAAGCCCGGTCGGTTCTCGAACAGCGGGTTGGGGATGTCAAGCAGCACTGGGTGACGGAGCGGTGGCTCGGCGGCACGCTGACCAACTTCCGAACCATCCGTCAGCGGCTCAAAAGGCTCGAGGAGCTCGAGACGATCGAGAAGACCGACAATTTCGCCTCCTACTCCAAGAAGATGGAGAGCCAGCTCAAGCGAGAGAAGGCCAAGATCGATCGCAACCTCCGCGGCATCCGGAACATGGAAAAGCTGCCCGGCGCGATGGTCGTCATCGACGTCAAGCGAGAGGTCAACGCGCTCAACGAGGCCCGCAAGCTCGGCATTCCCACGATCTGCCTGATCGACACCGACGGCGACCCGGATATGGCCGACATCCCGATCCCGGGCAACGACGATTCGATGCGGTCGATCGATGTGGTGATCCGCGAACTGTGTTTAGCCGTGGCCGAGGGCAAGCAGATGCGTGACACCGCCAAGTCCGGCGGCGAAGAACCCGCGCAGAACGCATCGGGCGAGGCCCAGCCTCGCCGCTCCCGTCGGGCGCAGTTCCGGGCTGATGATGCCCGGGCCGGCAAGGGTGAAGGGGAAGAATCCCCCGCGACCGGCGAGTCGCTGGCGGCCAAGCCCGGGTAA
- a CDS encoding ABC transporter permease — protein MADDVVNTQSAPTGMAGVVAAIGERLFDVLDQIGSAWFLVVEMTHWILRWAVYRRVRLGRPAIVSQIVRIGVRSIFIISLVSGCVGLILVLQMAPPLDDFGSKDLVANITGVAVFRELGPLIAAIVLTGFAGAAIAAEIGTMVVGEEIEALEAHALNPVRFLVIPRVLASVISMTCLAVLSDLVAVTSGLFTAALALGIAPQKYYSNMVDQLKFVDFATGIGKSVVFGLLIGLIACTNGLKVTGGAAGVGKATTGTVVQSVVAIVIADLIFTAIFYAWKLT, from the coding sequence ATGGCTGACGACGTTGTCAACACGCAATCCGCGCCGACCGGTATGGCCGGAGTTGTCGCCGCGATAGGTGAGCGGCTCTTCGATGTTCTCGACCAAATCGGGTCCGCGTGGTTTCTGGTGGTCGAGATGACCCACTGGATCCTTCGGTGGGCCGTGTACCGCCGGGTGCGGCTGGGCCGCCCGGCGATTGTGTCGCAGATCGTTCGGATTGGTGTGAGATCGATCTTCATCATCTCGCTCGTCTCGGGCTGCGTGGGGCTGATCCTGGTCCTGCAGATGGCTCCGCCGCTGGACGATTTCGGCAGCAAGGATCTTGTGGCCAATATCACCGGCGTCGCGGTCTTCCGCGAACTCGGCCCGCTGATCGCCGCGATCGTGCTGACCGGTTTTGCCGGAGCCGCCATCGCCGCCGAGATCGGCACGATGGTTGTTGGAGAGGAGATCGAGGCCCTCGAAGCCCACGCCCTGAACCCCGTCAGGTTCCTGGTGATTCCACGCGTCCTTGCGTCGGTCATCAGCATGACCTGCCTCGCGGTGCTCTCCGACCTTGTCGCGGTCACCTCCGGCCTCTTCACCGCCGCCTTGGCCCTGGGGATCGCCCCGCAGAAGTACTACTCGAACATGGTCGACCAACTCAAGTTCGTGGACTTCGCAACGGGCATCGGCAAGTCTGTGGTCTTCGGGCTGCTCATTGGTCTTATCGCGTGCACCAACGGGCTGAAAGTCACCGGCGGCGCTGCGGGCGTCGGCAAGGCGACCACCGGTACCGTCGTGCAATCGGTCGTCGCCATCGTCATCGCCGACTTGATCTTCACCGCCATCTTCTACGCGTGGAAGTTGACCTGA
- the tsf gene encoding translation elongation factor Ts, translating into MEIDAKTVMALRNKTGLSMMECKKALQESSGNMEAAEDLLRKKLKGKMDARTERAAGEGRIAIATNPGAGSAAIIELRAETDFTAKNEKFISVANRLAELALDAHAGEITATAPMTSIVDDLRITTGENCALARGHKVIGKAGETAYGTYVHHDGKTGVLVHAEGSISDDTLRQVCMHITAAHPRPLGVSADDIPADVVEKERKFRIEQAIESGKPKEIAEKMVEGGMRKFFEEIALLEQPFIKDPTKKVKDIVGAGARIVGFYRWQVGQA; encoded by the coding sequence ATGGAGATTGATGCCAAGACGGTGATGGCCCTGCGGAACAAGACCGGGCTGTCGATGATGGAGTGCAAGAAGGCGCTCCAGGAGTCCTCGGGCAATATGGAGGCGGCGGAGGACCTGCTCCGCAAGAAGCTCAAGGGCAAGATGGACGCCCGCACCGAGCGTGCCGCGGGCGAGGGCCGGATCGCCATCGCTACCAATCCGGGGGCCGGTTCCGCGGCCATTATCGAGCTGCGTGCCGAGACCGACTTTACGGCGAAGAACGAGAAGTTCATCAGCGTTGCCAATCGTCTCGCAGAGTTGGCGCTCGATGCGCATGCAGGGGAGATCACGGCGACCGCGCCGATGACGTCGATCGTCGACGACCTCCGCATCACTACCGGCGAGAACTGTGCACTGGCCCGCGGCCACAAGGTGATCGGAAAGGCGGGCGAGACGGCCTACGGCACCTACGTCCACCATGACGGCAAGACTGGGGTCCTTGTTCACGCCGAGGGCTCGATCAGCGATGACACGCTCCGGCAGGTGTGCATGCACATCACCGCCGCGCACCCCCGGCCGCTCGGCGTCTCGGCGGACGACATCCCGGCCGACGTCGTTGAGAAGGAGCGGAAGTTCCGCATCGAGCAGGCGATCGAGTCCGGCAAGCCGAAGGAGATTGCCGAGAAGATGGTCGAGGGCGGAATGCGCAAGTTCTTCGAGGAGATTGCGCTTCTGGAGCAGCCGTTCATCAAGGACCCAACAAAGAAGGTCAAGGACATTGTTGGAGCGGGCGCCCGGATCGTCGGGTTCTATCGCTGGCAGGTCGGCCAGGCCTGA
- the guaA gene encoding glutamine-hydrolyzing GMP synthase, giving the protein MTRPGSTVDPASPRRFPHDEVVVIVDFGSQTAQLIARRVREAGVFSFLVSPATPAATIAAYKPKGIILSGGPASVYEEGSPQCDPGLLDLGIPVLGICYGMQWACRAMGYRVARHDHREFGKAHITVARGSELFAAVPERTVVWMSHGDQVLNEPDAEAEVAPGELEVVAGTESCPLAAVRLHAGNRRFYGVQFHPEVTHTPHGSTLLQNFLYEICKCAGTWTMSDYVQTAIAQAREQIGDHRVVCGLSGGVDSAVTAALLHRAVGDRLTCIFIDTGLLRNAEREFVETTFRDHFSIDLRVVDAGERFLADLRGVEDPQEKRRRIGHRFIEEFKAASADLPSVKFLAQGTLYPDVIESGYGHAGTSATIKLHHNVGGLPKDLGFDLVEPMRDLFKDEVRKLGGVLGLPEMMIWRHPFPGPGLAVRVLGEVTREKLELLRRCDEILLEEIMGANLYRSTSQVFAVLLPVRSVGVMGDGRTYESVVALRAVESQDFMTADWARLPHELLATISNRIINEVRGVNRVVYDISSKPPATIEWE; this is encoded by the coding sequence ATGACACGACCCGGCAGCACGGTTGACCCCGCCAGCCCCCGACGGTTTCCCCACGACGAGGTGGTGGTCATTGTCGACTTTGGGTCGCAGACGGCTCAGCTGATCGCCCGACGCGTTCGGGAGGCAGGTGTCTTCTCGTTTCTGGTGTCCCCCGCAACCCCGGCGGCCACAATCGCGGCGTACAAGCCCAAGGGAATCATCCTCTCCGGCGGCCCGGCGAGCGTGTACGAGGAGGGATCGCCACAATGCGATCCAGGCCTGCTGGACCTGGGAATCCCGGTTCTGGGCATCTGCTACGGCATGCAATGGGCGTGCCGGGCCATGGGATACCGGGTTGCCAGGCATGATCATCGCGAGTTCGGCAAGGCGCACATCACGGTCGCCCGAGGCTCGGAGCTCTTTGCGGCAGTTCCCGAGCGAACCGTCGTGTGGATGTCGCATGGCGACCAAGTCCTCAATGAACCGGATGCGGAAGCCGAGGTTGCACCCGGCGAACTCGAGGTGGTCGCGGGCACGGAATCGTGCCCGCTCGCGGCGGTGCGGCTGCACGCCGGGAACCGCCGCTTCTACGGCGTCCAGTTCCATCCCGAAGTGACGCACACCCCACACGGATCAACGCTCCTGCAGAACTTCCTGTACGAAATCTGCAAGTGCGCCGGCACATGGACGATGTCGGACTATGTTCAGACCGCGATCGCGCAGGCTCGCGAGCAGATCGGCGATCACCGGGTTGTCTGCGGCCTCTCAGGCGGCGTTGACTCGGCGGTGACGGCCGCGCTGCTGCACCGGGCCGTCGGTGACCGACTGACGTGCATCTTCATCGATACGGGTCTGTTGCGGAACGCTGAGCGAGAGTTCGTCGAGACGACGTTCCGGGATCACTTCTCGATCGACCTCCGAGTCGTGGACGCCGGCGAGCGATTTCTCGCCGATCTTCGAGGGGTGGAAGACCCGCAGGAGAAACGCCGCCGCATCGGCCATCGGTTCATAGAGGAGTTCAAGGCGGCCTCGGCGGATCTCCCGAGCGTGAAGTTCCTGGCCCAGGGGACGCTGTATCCCGACGTCATCGAATCGGGGTACGGCCACGCGGGCACGAGCGCGACGATCAAGCTGCACCACAATGTTGGCGGCCTGCCCAAGGACCTGGGCTTTGATCTTGTGGAGCCGATGCGGGATCTGTTCAAGGACGAGGTGCGGAAGCTCGGCGGCGTGCTCGGCCTGCCCGAAATGATGATCTGGCGACACCCCTTCCCGGGCCCCGGCCTGGCCGTGCGTGTACTCGGGGAGGTGACCCGCGAGAAGCTCGAGTTGCTCCGCCGGTGTGATGAGATCCTGCTCGAAGAGATCATGGGGGCCAATCTCTACCGCAGCACGAGCCAGGTCTTTGCGGTGCTTCTGCCGGTGCGGAGCGTGGGCGTTATGGGCGACGGACGCACGTACGAGAGCGTGGTGGCCCTGCGGGCGGTCGAGTCCCAGGACTTCATGACCGCCGATTGGGCAAGGCTCCCACACGAGTTGCTCGCGACCATATCGAACCGGATCATCAACGAAGTCCGCGGGGTCAACCGTGTGGTCTATGACATCTCGAGCAAGCCTCCCGCAACAATCGAGTGGGAGTAG
- a CDS encoding ATP-binding protein — MDQPSEIRIEMMSNPLYLSGAREMVASVARRLAFTDEACGQIALAVDEALCNVIRHGYGRAPDRPIWISLTPVGGVATPGSSDNPTVALRIVIEDDAKQVDPTTIKSRNLEDVRPGGLGVHIIRHVMDDVSYERRSDNSGRGMRLTMTKKRTESATDPAGDPSRAEPTA; from the coding sequence ATGGACCAGCCATCCGAGATCCGTATCGAAATGATGAGCAACCCGCTGTACCTCAGCGGTGCCCGGGAAATGGTTGCCTCTGTGGCTAGGCGACTGGCCTTTACCGACGAGGCCTGCGGCCAGATTGCCCTGGCCGTCGACGAGGCGCTGTGCAACGTGATCCGCCACGGCTATGGGCGTGCTCCCGACCGCCCGATCTGGATCAGCCTGACCCCCGTCGGCGGCGTGGCCACTCCCGGGTCTTCAGACAACCCCACCGTGGCGCTCAGAATTGTCATCGAAGATGACGCTAAACAGGTCGATCCCACCACGATCAAGTCAAGGAATCTTGAAGACGTCCGGCCGGGGGGGCTCGGGGTGCACATCATCCGACACGTCATGGACGATGTGTCGTACGAACGCCGCAGCGACAACTCAGGAAGAGGGATGCGGCTCACAATGACCAAGAAACGGACGGAATCTGCCACCGATCCGGCGGGCGACCCTTCCCGGGCCGAGCCGACCGCGTAA
- a CDS encoding STAS domain-containing protein produces MGELNGDTIKITWTPRGGATVVLPEGDIDLTASPVFRQALKQVQSTKPATMVVDLSQVPYMDSSGVATLVEAMQIARKSGSTMVLAALTDKVRSIFEIARLDTVFKITTTVDAALGA; encoded by the coding sequence ATGGGTGAACTCAACGGAGACACGATCAAGATCACGTGGACGCCCCGCGGTGGCGCCACAGTGGTGCTGCCCGAAGGAGATATCGACCTCACGGCGTCGCCCGTGTTCCGGCAGGCCCTCAAACAGGTGCAGTCCACCAAGCCCGCGACTATGGTGGTCGACCTTTCGCAGGTGCCGTACATGGATTCCTCTGGGGTCGCAACTCTTGTCGAGGCGATGCAGATTGCTCGGAAGAGCGGTTCGACGATGGTTCTCGCCGCGCTCACCGACAAGGTGCGGTCGATCTTCGAGATCGCCAGGCTCGATACCGTGTTTAAGATCACCACCACTGTCGACGCGGCTCTCGGTGCCTGA
- a CDS encoding HEAT repeat domain-containing protein — MSIADSQAAVIALLAAGMMIPIAVCGCASAPPPSFDSYSPDSRLNAIRIAVQSDDRRAIPSIVSLLDDDDAAVRLYAITSLKYFTGEDLGYDYAAPVWDRRVAVDRWVEWCKVNAPIEGSEQPA, encoded by the coding sequence GTGAGTATCGCAGACAGTCAGGCCGCTGTGATCGCCCTGCTGGCCGCCGGGATGATGATCCCGATAGCCGTGTGCGGATGCGCCTCGGCCCCACCGCCATCCTTTGACTCGTACAGCCCCGACAGCCGTCTGAATGCCATCCGCATCGCCGTTCAGTCCGACGATCGTCGCGCCATCCCCTCGATTGTTTCTCTCCTGGACGACGACGATGCGGCTGTTCGGCTGTACGCCATCACCAGCCTGAAGTACTTTACCGGTGAAGACCTGGGCTATGACTACGCGGCTCCTGTGTGGGACCGCCGCGTGGCGGTCGATCGATGGGTCGAGTGGTGCAAGGTCAATGCTCCCATCGAAGGGAGCGAGCAGCCCGCCTGA
- a CDS encoding secondary thiamine-phosphate synthase enzyme YjbQ, which translates to MVRRITVETRGKGLHDITDQVQAVVDLAATTEGLCTVFVQHTSASIVIQENTDPAVRRDLESWMSRLVRDGDPLFTHTDEGPDDMPSHIRSVLTATSVGIPVVAGRLGLGTWQAVYLWEHRNGARSRSVLVSIS; encoded by the coding sequence ATGGTCCGCCGCATCACGGTCGAAACCCGCGGCAAGGGCCTGCACGACATCACCGACCAGGTCCAGGCGGTCGTGGATCTCGCAGCAACCACCGAGGGGTTGTGCACTGTGTTCGTTCAGCACACCTCGGCAAGCATCGTGATCCAGGAAAACACCGATCCGGCGGTCAGGCGTGATCTGGAATCATGGATGTCCCGCCTGGTTCGGGATGGGGACCCCTTGTTCACCCATACCGACGAAGGTCCGGACGACATGCCCTCGCACATCCGCTCGGTTCTGACCGCGACGAGCGTGGGCATTCCTGTGGTCGCAGGGCGCCTTGGGCTGGGAACCTGGCAGGCCGTCTACCTCTGGGAACACCGGAACGGGGCAAGGTCTCGTTCGGTGCTCGTTTCGATCAGCTGA